The following coding sequences are from one Burkholderia stabilis window:
- a CDS encoding aspartate/glutamate racemase family protein — translation MNPRIRIGILTPSSNTALEPLTTAIVAGLPNVSAHFARFTVTEIALSADALDQFDAERILVAARQLADARVDVIGWSGTSAGWLGFERDAALCRSIEKATGIPATTSVLALNELLERTGVRRLGLVTPYLDDVQQRIVRQYAQLGIECVAERHLGLRDNFSFAEVPDTQIAALMRNTAQARPDAVATFCTNLHAAHLAAPFEQATGIPAYDTVSTVVWKALRMAGVDTRVLTRWGKLFGMG, via the coding sequence ATGAATCCGCGCATCCGCATCGGCATCCTGACGCCATCGTCGAACACCGCGCTCGAACCGCTGACGACCGCGATCGTCGCCGGTCTGCCGAACGTCAGCGCGCACTTCGCGCGCTTCACGGTGACCGAGATCGCGCTGAGCGCGGACGCGCTCGACCAGTTCGACGCCGAGCGCATTCTCGTCGCGGCGCGGCAGCTTGCGGATGCGCGCGTCGACGTGATCGGCTGGAGCGGCACGTCCGCTGGCTGGCTCGGCTTCGAGCGTGACGCCGCACTGTGCCGCAGTATCGAGAAGGCCACCGGCATTCCGGCGACGACCTCCGTGCTCGCGCTCAACGAATTGCTCGAGCGCACCGGCGTGCGGCGGCTCGGCCTCGTCACGCCGTATCTCGACGACGTGCAGCAGCGCATCGTGCGCCAGTACGCGCAGCTCGGCATCGAGTGCGTGGCCGAGCGCCATCTCGGGCTGCGCGACAACTTCAGCTTCGCGGAAGTGCCCGATACGCAGATTGCCGCACTGATGCGCAATACCGCGCAGGCGCGGCCGGACGCGGTCGCGACGTTCTGCACGAACCTGCATGCTGCGCATCTCGCCGCGCCGTTCGAGCAGGCAACCGGGATCCCGGCCTACGACACGGTGTCGACGGTGGTGTGGAAGGCGTTGAGGATGGCGGGCGTCGATACGCGCGTGTTGACGCGGTGGGGGAAGCTGTTCGGGATGGGTTGA
- a CDS encoding SMI1/KNR4 family protein, translated as MIELSAATYTAELKRFKLRGQVWLASNEIPADVPVPTAWRVLLDTPDAALGNWLGKMWAGVAGRLPAVEQFFTDKLRRPAVFQKENGDLCLLYPYTVEQDDLNFFIGHPPLGDLVSDDMPLWRALPDDLRSFYQFTHNGWTFFPANSMGPLPIGDQTALTDKLDLTADETRKLGVNPDLVWTVFQNGGGDYLCLDLRDSAGDGSDAGRIWWHENPTELEPVDFWAVMNAWFEIFVEEADKR; from the coding sequence ATGATTGAGCTATCCGCTGCGACCTACACGGCCGAACTGAAGCGCTTCAAGTTGCGCGGCCAGGTGTGGCTGGCGTCGAACGAGATTCCCGCCGACGTGCCGGTGCCGACCGCATGGCGCGTGCTGCTGGATACGCCCGATGCCGCGCTGGGCAACTGGCTCGGGAAGATGTGGGCCGGCGTCGCCGGCCGCCTGCCGGCGGTCGAGCAGTTCTTCACCGACAAGCTGCGGCGTCCGGCGGTTTTCCAGAAGGAAAACGGCGACCTCTGCCTGCTCTATCCGTACACGGTCGAACAGGACGACCTGAACTTCTTCATCGGCCATCCGCCGCTCGGCGATCTCGTCTCGGACGACATGCCGCTCTGGCGCGCGCTGCCCGACGATCTGCGCAGCTTCTACCAGTTCACGCACAACGGCTGGACTTTTTTCCCGGCCAACTCGATGGGCCCGTTGCCGATCGGGGATCAGACCGCGCTGACCGACAAGCTCGACCTGACGGCCGACGAGACGCGCAAGCTGGGCGTGAACCCCGATCTCGTGTGGACGGTATTCCAGAATGGCGGCGGCGACTATCTGTGCCTCGACCTGCGCGACAGCGCCGGCGACGGCAGCGACGCAGGGCGGATCTGGTGGCACGAGAACCCGACCGAACTCGAGCCGGTGGACTTCTGGGCCGTCATGAACGCGTGGTTCGAGATTTTCGTCGAGGAAGCCGACAAGCGATGA
- a CDS encoding DcrB-related protein: MVVYRLHEGRMALPDGWRDQTMNVFHLPDASGRKDVAFVVTRDYDTPLDDVGAYADAQQAAFKRQFPGYKPLAREPVTIGGLPGLMLDYQWRSDKTVLRQRQAMVRLDEAMLVFTLNARVEDFERHVPAWTSILSSFAVMPPEPDEAAAPAAAHESLPHVFALSAKTRVLRVYPDLRAACERISAREVENHDWVFFASDGSPLEPAIVKHSRQGLFKADGRYELRPHPGYTGLELRRRLDAVSAVEGVPPLVSLQDIEAHLRRQSAARPDGASS; this comes from the coding sequence ATGGTGGTTTACCGATTGCATGAAGGGCGCATGGCGTTGCCCGACGGCTGGCGCGACCAGACCATGAACGTGTTTCATCTGCCCGACGCGTCCGGCCGCAAGGACGTGGCCTTCGTGGTGACGCGCGACTACGACACGCCGCTCGACGATGTCGGCGCGTACGCGGACGCGCAGCAGGCGGCCTTCAAGCGTCAGTTTCCCGGCTACAAGCCGCTCGCGCGCGAGCCCGTCACGATCGGCGGGCTGCCGGGCCTGATGCTCGACTATCAGTGGCGCAGCGACAAGACCGTGTTGCGGCAGCGGCAGGCGATGGTCCGGCTCGACGAGGCGATGCTGGTGTTCACGCTCAATGCGCGCGTGGAAGATTTCGAGCGGCACGTTCCCGCCTGGACGTCGATTCTGTCGTCGTTCGCCGTGATGCCGCCGGAGCCGGATGAAGCCGCTGCGCCGGCGGCCGCGCACGAAAGCCTGCCGCACGTGTTCGCGCTGTCGGCGAAGACGCGCGTGCTGCGCGTCTATCCGGACCTTCGCGCGGCGTGCGAGCGGATCAGCGCGCGGGAAGTCGAAAATCACGACTGGGTGTTCTTCGCGAGCGACGGCTCGCCGCTCGAGCCGGCGATCGTCAAGCACAGCCGCCAGGGATTGTTCAAGGCCGACGGGCGCTACGAGCTGCGCCCCCATCCGGGCTACACGGGGCTCGAGTTGCGGCGCCGTCTCGATGCGGTCAGCGCCGTGGAAGGCGTGCCGCCGCTGGTATCGCTGCAGGACATCGAAGCGCATCTGCGGCGGCAGTCCGCCGCGCGGCCGGACGGCGCGTCGTCATGA
- a CDS encoding FadR/GntR family transcriptional regulator, which yields MSIQPIQNRRLYQQIADKLSAMIESGDFPPGSYLPPERELAEQFGVSRTSVREALIALEVSGLVSVRVGDGVKVRHPEAAAAPEPEPDAKAAPFTIVEIDPELGIALDLDTEIPPFALLQARRLIEPEAASLAAKHGSDAQIEGIHDAFLRNQEDNRSGSLTHPGDRLFHIRIAEASDNPAYALMIKQLLAHKYDLMFQRLQSLYMPNDMPHRSELEHRAILDAIRARDPEAARRAMAEHLDEVIRIFGRALD from the coding sequence ATGTCCATCCAGCCGATTCAGAACCGCCGCCTTTACCAGCAGATCGCCGACAAGCTCAGTGCGATGATCGAGTCCGGCGATTTCCCGCCGGGCAGCTATCTGCCGCCCGAGCGCGAACTGGCCGAACAGTTCGGCGTGTCGCGCACGTCGGTGCGCGAGGCGCTGATCGCGCTCGAAGTGAGCGGGCTCGTCAGCGTGCGCGTCGGCGACGGCGTGAAGGTGCGCCATCCCGAAGCGGCTGCCGCGCCCGAGCCCGAACCCGATGCGAAGGCCGCGCCCTTCACGATCGTCGAGATCGATCCCGAACTCGGCATCGCGCTCGATCTCGACACCGAAATCCCGCCGTTCGCGCTGTTGCAGGCGCGCCGGCTGATCGAGCCGGAAGCCGCATCGCTCGCCGCGAAACACGGCTCGGACGCGCAGATCGAAGGGATTCACGACGCATTCCTGCGCAACCAGGAAGACAACCGCAGCGGCTCGCTCACGCACCCGGGCGACCGGCTGTTCCATATCCGCATCGCGGAAGCGAGCGACAACCCCGCGTACGCGCTGATGATCAAGCAGTTGCTCGCGCACAAGTACGACCTGATGTTCCAGCGGCTGCAATCGCTGTACATGCCGAACGACATGCCGCACCGGTCGGAACTCGAACACCGCGCGATCCTCGACGCGATCCGCGCGCGCGACCCGGAGGCCGCGCGCCGCGCGATGGCCGAGCATCTCGACGAAGTGATCCGCATCTTCGGCCGCGCGCTCGACTGA
- a CDS encoding NAD(P)/FAD-dependent oxidoreductase yields the protein MDFDVIVLGAGIVGVSAALHLQDRGHKVALVDRGPPGEGTSFGNAGLIERSSVEPYPFPRSPFTLMRYALNRSTDLYWHSASLPAFAPWLARFWWESAPLRHAAASRDMLPLIERCIVEHDALIARAGAGALIRANGWLEAFRTPAAFERGVAEAGLTARRHGLGITPLDAAALLAHEPSLAPGFCGALHWLDPKSVVDPSELVKAYAQLFVQGGGTLLTGDAASLDALSPGWQVTTQDGTAAAPSVVVALGPWSDTVFGKFGYKIPLREKRGYHMHYAPSARGMPSAPIVDREYGYVIAPMRRGLRLTTGVEIARRGLPPTGVQLERAERIARPVFGFGERLDPQPWLGFRPCTPDMRPVIGPAPAHRGLWFAFGHNHHGLTLGPVTGRLLAEMMTGETPFTDPAPYRADRF from the coding sequence ATGGATTTCGACGTCATCGTTCTGGGCGCAGGCATCGTCGGCGTCTCCGCCGCGCTGCACCTGCAGGATCGCGGCCACAAGGTCGCCCTCGTCGATCGCGGCCCGCCCGGCGAAGGCACCAGCTTCGGCAACGCGGGGCTGATCGAGCGCTCGTCGGTCGAACCGTATCCGTTCCCGCGCAGCCCATTCACGCTGATGCGCTACGCGCTGAACCGCTCGACCGATCTCTACTGGCACAGCGCGTCGCTGCCTGCGTTCGCGCCGTGGCTCGCCCGTTTCTGGTGGGAATCGGCGCCGCTGCGTCATGCGGCGGCGTCGCGCGACATGCTGCCGCTGATCGAGCGCTGCATCGTCGAGCACGACGCGCTGATCGCGCGGGCCGGCGCCGGCGCGCTCATCCGCGCGAACGGCTGGCTCGAAGCCTTCCGCACGCCGGCCGCGTTCGAACGCGGCGTGGCCGAAGCCGGCCTCACCGCGCGCCGTCACGGGCTCGGCATTACGCCGCTCGACGCGGCCGCGCTGCTCGCGCACGAACCGAGCCTCGCGCCCGGCTTCTGCGGCGCGCTGCACTGGCTCGATCCGAAAAGCGTCGTCGATCCGTCCGAGCTCGTCAAAGCGTACGCACAGCTCTTCGTGCAAGGCGGCGGCACGCTGCTCACCGGCGACGCCGCGAGCCTCGACGCGCTGTCGCCCGGCTGGCAGGTCACGACGCAGGACGGCACGGCCGCCGCGCCGTCCGTCGTCGTCGCGCTCGGCCCGTGGTCGGACACGGTGTTCGGCAAGTTCGGCTACAAGATTCCGCTGCGCGAAAAGCGCGGCTATCACATGCACTACGCGCCGTCCGCGCGCGGCATGCCGTCGGCGCCGATCGTCGATCGCGAATACGGGTACGTGATCGCGCCGATGCGGCGCGGGCTGCGGCTGACGACCGGCGTCGAGATCGCGCGGCGCGGCCTGCCGCCGACCGGCGTGCAGCTCGAACGCGCGGAACGCATCGCGCGGCCCGTGTTCGGCTTCGGCGAGCGGCTCGACCCGCAGCCGTGGCTCGGCTTCCGGCCGTGCACGCCCGACATGCGCCCGGTGATCGGCCCCGCGCCCGCGCATCGCGGGCTGTGGTTCGCGTTCGGGCACAACCATCACGGGCTGACGCTCGGCCCCGTCACTGGCCGCCTGCTGGCCGAGATGATGACCGGCGAAACGCCGTTCACCGATCCCGCGCCCTATCGCGCCGACCGCTTCTGA
- a CDS encoding type VI secretion system Vgr family protein, whose protein sequence is MLNPLAGQLASGALSGLQGATASALPAASAAAAPSVDDHPLAGQPLSDLASAPQFFMPGQTQAQPGTHASVLPFSETTRLLRLQSSLTGNRALSIAAIKGGEALSEMPRYTLDLITQNPSIDLKDVLNQAVTVNIALQDGSERQIHGYLVRFGFERNDGGIAHYRGELVPWLWYLGKRVNSRIYQQVTVLDVLRKVFADYGALVDYQTHIKQEPKPEDYVVQFQESDLNFVSRLLERHGLFYYFEYRQDGHTLVIADDSASCPDQAHDPVVTYNAASGVQQADRLTALSASRETQPGVVALHTFDYKHPKSRPYVELPTLADQGNAPKLEVYDGSSAFAYKDTSDGEAEAKRRLEVFEWQAKVFRGESGCRGLTVGRKFKIDGHFWFDPAKQDDNQFLVVGLEIDAKNNFDDASAQPGSFRNTLTLIRSKIPYRPVRRHDKPVMPGPQSAIVVGPKGQEIHTDGMGRIKVHFPWDRYGKNDQESSCWIRVSQPWAGRGWGTVAIPRVNQEVIVDFLNGDPDRPIIVGRMFNAEQTPPYALPDGAHQMGFHSNSTPGGGGFCEVVIHDKKGEELVNIHSQKDMATTVQNNHVTVVNGPNQTNVVTQGQHASIVRKAISVQSQDEHIQHTAKTAVILHAQEQHMALKAKGPVQIESDTQHVHVKGSQSIVLECGKAKITLSANGEIVLDGTRVVVLGSQSVDLNPDGATGPASPPLVPVTDPAAPAQDLAAPAAGGGGGGGGGGGAAAAAPAHGKKHAKGAPKKAVATGLGAGVDQLAAKSPTLERDIAKLQKDGWHIQYGPANQGSSTNKSGQPPTIVIDGSERGNPQAVVQGLAHETGHALYQGVPDYSTKTNYVNSELADEGAATMNNIKVQREIVTHGGPDIHIAGDPANAPAYNAAYNQFVQNGDANAARAAIGHVYGTGEHASVPVNGQYVNYQTYYGSWYDRNYPSH, encoded by the coding sequence ATGCTGAATCCGCTCGCCGGTCAGCTCGCGTCCGGCGCCCTGTCCGGCCTGCAGGGCGCGACCGCGTCGGCGTTGCCGGCTGCATCCGCGGCTGCCGCGCCGTCCGTCGACGATCACCCGCTCGCCGGGCAACCGCTTTCCGATCTTGCCTCCGCACCGCAGTTTTTCATGCCCGGCCAGACGCAGGCCCAGCCCGGCACGCACGCCTCGGTTTTGCCGTTCAGCGAGACGACGCGGCTGCTGCGCCTGCAGTCGTCGCTGACCGGCAACCGGGCACTGTCGATCGCGGCGATCAAGGGCGGCGAAGCGCTGTCGGAGATGCCCCGCTACACGCTCGACCTGATCACGCAGAACCCGTCGATCGATCTCAAGGATGTGCTGAACCAGGCCGTCACCGTGAACATCGCGCTCCAGGACGGATCGGAACGGCAGATACACGGCTACCTGGTCCGGTTCGGTTTCGAGCGCAACGATGGCGGCATCGCGCACTATCGCGGCGAGCTGGTGCCGTGGCTCTGGTATCTCGGCAAACGGGTCAACAGCCGGATCTATCAGCAGGTCACGGTGCTCGACGTGCTGCGCAAGGTCTTCGCCGACTACGGCGCGCTGGTCGATTACCAGACGCACATCAAGCAGGAGCCGAAGCCGGAGGACTACGTCGTCCAGTTCCAGGAAAGCGACCTGAACTTCGTCAGCCGGCTGCTCGAGCGCCATGGGCTGTTCTACTACTTCGAATATCGGCAGGACGGTCACACGCTCGTGATCGCCGACGATTCGGCGTCGTGCCCCGATCAGGCGCACGATCCTGTCGTGACCTACAACGCGGCGAGCGGCGTGCAGCAGGCGGACCGCCTGACCGCGCTGTCGGCGAGCCGGGAAACCCAGCCCGGCGTGGTCGCGCTGCACACCTTCGACTACAAGCACCCGAAGAGCCGGCCGTACGTCGAGCTGCCGACGCTGGCCGACCAGGGCAACGCGCCGAAGCTCGAGGTGTACGACGGCAGTTCGGCATTCGCGTACAAGGACACCAGCGACGGCGAGGCGGAAGCCAAGCGCCGGCTCGAAGTGTTCGAATGGCAGGCCAAGGTGTTCCGCGGCGAATCCGGCTGCCGCGGGCTCACGGTCGGCCGCAAGTTCAAGATCGACGGGCACTTCTGGTTCGACCCGGCCAAGCAGGACGACAATCAATTCCTGGTCGTCGGGCTCGAGATCGACGCGAAGAACAATTTCGACGATGCGTCGGCGCAGCCCGGCAGCTTCAGGAACACGCTGACGCTGATCCGCAGCAAGATTCCGTATCGTCCGGTGCGCCGGCATGACAAGCCGGTCATGCCCGGGCCGCAGAGCGCGATCGTGGTCGGCCCGAAGGGGCAGGAGATCCACACCGACGGGATGGGCCGGATCAAGGTGCACTTTCCGTGGGACCGCTACGGCAAGAACGACCAGGAGAGTTCCTGCTGGATTCGCGTGTCGCAGCCGTGGGCCGGGCGGGGCTGGGGTACCGTCGCGATTCCGCGCGTCAACCAGGAAGTCATCGTCGATTTCCTGAACGGCGATCCCGATCGGCCGATCATCGTCGGCCGGATGTTCAACGCCGAGCAGACGCCGCCCTATGCGTTGCCCGACGGCGCGCACCAGATGGGCTTTCACAGCAACTCCACGCCGGGCGGTGGCGGATTCTGCGAGGTCGTGATCCACGACAAGAAGGGCGAGGAACTGGTCAATATCCACAGCCAGAAGGATATGGCCACGACGGTCCAGAACAATCACGTGACGGTGGTGAACGGCCCGAACCAGACGAACGTCGTCACGCAGGGCCAGCACGCGAGCATCGTGCGCAAGGCGATTTCGGTGCAGTCGCAGGACGAGCATATTCAGCACACCGCAAAGACGGCGGTGATCCTGCATGCGCAGGAACAGCACATGGCGCTCAAGGCGAAGGGGCCCGTGCAGATCGAATCCGATACGCAGCACGTGCATGTGAAGGGCTCCCAATCGATCGTGCTCGAATGCGGGAAAGCCAAGATCACGCTGTCGGCCAACGGGGAGATCGTGCTCGACGGCACGCGCGTGGTCGTGCTGGGTTCGCAAAGCGTCGACCTGAATCCCGACGGCGCGACCGGGCCGGCATCGCCGCCGCTCGTGCCGGTGACCGACCCGGCCGCGCCCGCGCAGGATCTCGCGGCGCCCGCCGCGGGCGGTGGAGGCGGCGGCGGTGGAGGGGGCGGGGCGGCGGCCGCCGCCCCGGCGCACGGGAAAAAGCACGCGAAAGGCGCGCCGAAGAAGGCCGTGGCGACCGGGCTGGGCGCTGGCGTCGACCAACTCGCCGCGAAGTCGCCGACGCTCGAACGCGACATCGCGAAACTGCAGAAGGACGGCTGGCATATCCAGTACGGGCCGGCCAATCAGGGCTCCTCCACGAACAAGAGCGGCCAGCCGCCGACGATCGTGATCGACGGCAGCGAACGGGGGAATCCCCAGGCCGTCGTCCAGGGGCTCGCGCACGAAACCGGGCACGCGCTGTATCAGGGCGTGCCGGATTATTCGACCAAGACGAATTACGTCAACAGCGAACTGGCGGACGAAGGCGCGGCGACCATGAACAACATCAAGGTGCAGCGCGAGATCGTCACGCACGGCGGCCCCGACATCCACATCGCCGGCGATCCCGCCAATGCGCCGGCCTACAACGCCGCGTACAACCAGTTCGTGCAGAACGGCGACGCGAACGCGGCGCGTGCCGCCATCGGCCATGTGTACGGCACGGGGGAGCATGCGTCGGTGCCGGTCAATGGACAGTATGTCAATTATCAAACGTACTACGGAAGCTGGTATGACCGTAACTACCCGTCCCACTAG
- a CDS encoding amidohydrolase family protein has translation MSLPSSSLLIRNPIAVMSGRAGDAARLGQADLRIRDGRIESIAPGLAPLPGERVIDASDCVVYPGWINTHHHLFQNLLKGVPAGINADLQEWLAAVPYPRVARFTPELARIAARLGFAELLLSGVTTCADHHYLYHAGGTTETGDLLFDEAAGFGMRFVLCRGGALQAAGDHPGFAGTALQPETLDQMLADIERLKARYHDAGSASMRRVVVAPTTPTFSLPPDLLPEVARAARGMGLRLHSHLSETTRYVDFCRERYGKLPVEFVAEHEWLGPDVWFAHLVHLEPNEIAMLADTGTGCSHCPVSNARLGSGIAPAPRMAAAGVPVSLGVDGVASNESGSMTHEANFAWLVHRAAHGASATTAEEVLHWGTQGGARVLGLDAVGTLEVGQAADLVLYDVSGPRFNGFHDHAIAPVAAGEPAPVKYSIVNGRVAVDNGEIPGLDLPALRRAAADAVRQLLD, from the coding sequence ATGAGCCTTCCTTCTTCTTCGCTGCTGATCCGCAACCCGATCGCGGTCATGAGCGGCCGCGCCGGTGACGCCGCGCGGCTCGGCCAGGCCGACCTGCGCATCCGCGACGGCCGCATCGAATCGATCGCGCCCGGCCTTGCGCCGCTGCCCGGCGAGCGCGTGATCGACGCGAGCGACTGCGTCGTCTATCCGGGCTGGATCAACACGCACCATCACCTGTTCCAGAACCTGCTGAAAGGCGTGCCGGCCGGCATCAACGCCGATCTGCAGGAATGGCTCGCGGCCGTGCCGTATCCGCGCGTCGCGCGCTTCACGCCGGAACTCGCGCGCATCGCCGCGCGGCTCGGCTTCGCGGAACTGCTGCTGTCGGGCGTGACGACCTGCGCCGATCACCATTACCTGTATCACGCGGGCGGCACGACCGAAACGGGCGACCTGCTGTTCGACGAAGCGGCCGGCTTCGGCATGCGCTTCGTGCTGTGCCGCGGCGGCGCGTTGCAGGCGGCCGGCGATCATCCGGGTTTCGCCGGCACCGCGCTGCAGCCCGAAACGCTCGACCAGATGCTCGCGGACATCGAACGGCTGAAGGCGCGTTATCACGATGCCGGCAGCGCGTCGATGCGCCGCGTGGTCGTCGCGCCGACCACGCCGACCTTCTCGCTGCCGCCCGACCTGCTGCCCGAAGTGGCGCGCGCGGCGCGCGGCATGGGCCTTCGGCTGCATTCGCACCTGTCGGAGACGACGCGCTACGTCGACTTCTGCCGCGAACGCTACGGCAAGCTGCCCGTCGAATTCGTCGCGGAGCACGAATGGCTCGGCCCCGACGTATGGTTCGCGCACCTCGTGCACCTCGAACCGAACGAGATCGCGATGCTCGCCGATACGGGCACCGGCTGCTCGCACTGCCCCGTCAGCAACGCACGGCTCGGCAGCGGCATCGCGCCCGCGCCGCGCATGGCGGCGGCCGGCGTGCCGGTGTCGCTCGGTGTGGACGGCGTCGCGTCGAACGAATCGGGCAGCATGACGCACGAGGCGAATTTCGCGTGGCTCGTGCATCGCGCGGCGCACGGCGCGTCGGCGACCACGGCCGAGGAAGTGCTGCACTGGGGCACGCAGGGCGGCGCGCGCGTGCTCGGGCTCGACGCGGTCGGCACGCTCGAAGTCGGCCAGGCCGCCGATCTCGTGCTGTACGACGTGAGCGGCCCGCGCTTCAACGGCTTCCACGACCACGCGATCGCGCCGGTCGCGGCCGGCGAACCGGCGCCCGTGAAGTACAGCATCGTGAACGGCCGCGTCGCGGTCGACAACGGCGAGATTCCGGGCCTCGACCTGCCCGCGCTGCGCCGCGCGGCCGCCGATGCCGTGCGGCAACTGCTCGACTGA
- a CDS encoding amidohydrolase family protein, translated as MGAVRIDSHQHFWRYRAADYPWIGPGMGVLARDYLPDALRPLMHAQALGASIAVQARAGRDETAFLLDLARDDARIAAVVGWEDLGAPQLAERVAEWASPKLRGFRHQVQDEADAGAFVADPAFNRGVAWLQANDYVYDVLVFERQLPDVRAFCARHDAHWLVLDHAGKPALAEFDRDDTALARWRASLRELGAMPHVACKLSGLVTETDWRRGLRAQDIRHIEQCLDAALDAFGPQRLMFGSDWPVCLLAASYDEVASLVERWAEARLSPAERNALWGGTAARCYVVPGETKRGI; from the coding sequence ATGGGCGCAGTGCGCATCGATTCCCATCAGCACTTCTGGCGTTATCGCGCGGCCGACTATCCGTGGATCGGCCCCGGCATGGGCGTGCTCGCGCGCGACTACCTGCCCGACGCGCTGCGGCCGCTGATGCACGCGCAGGCGCTCGGTGCATCGATCGCGGTGCAGGCGCGCGCCGGGCGCGACGAGACGGCATTCCTGCTCGACCTCGCACGCGACGACGCGCGCATCGCGGCGGTGGTCGGCTGGGAGGATCTCGGCGCGCCGCAGCTCGCGGAGCGCGTCGCGGAATGGGCCAGCCCGAAGCTGCGCGGCTTTCGGCATCAGGTGCAGGACGAAGCCGATGCCGGCGCGTTCGTCGCGGACCCGGCGTTCAATCGCGGTGTCGCGTGGTTGCAGGCGAACGATTACGTGTACGACGTGCTCGTGTTCGAACGCCAGTTGCCCGACGTGCGCGCGTTCTGCGCGCGGCACGACGCGCACTGGCTCGTGCTCGATCATGCCGGCAAGCCCGCGCTCGCCGAATTCGATCGCGACGACACGGCGCTCGCGCGCTGGCGCGCTTCGCTGCGCGAGCTGGGCGCGATGCCGCACGTCGCGTGCAAGCTGTCGGGGCTCGTGACCGAAACCGACTGGCGGCGCGGGTTGCGCGCGCAGGATATCCGGCACATCGAGCAATGCCTCGACGCGGCGCTCGACGCGTTCGGCCCGCAGCGGCTGATGTTCGGATCGGACTGGCCCGTGTGTTTGCTTGCCGCGTCGTATGACGAGGTCGCGTCGCTGGTCGAGCGCTGGGCCGAAGCGCGGCTGTCGCCGGCCGAGCGCAACGCGCTGTGGGGCGGCACCGCCGCGCGTTGTTACGTGGTGCCGGGCGAGACGAAGCGCGGCATATAA
- a CDS encoding PAAR domain-containing protein produces the protein MSGAEAALRAARMGDEIGHGFGLLGMIAGAVVGAVVAAAIVTATAATGGLALVAIIGGCVAGGGLAGGALVRGIQKAANLPGPTTGTLHPGSTNVTVNNRSALRAGLDYADECNGLPFNHFPQARLLIAQGSRTVTVNGKPMARLSMKMECGAAIKTASDNVTVGGETVTVVEIHDTEAMFETALEVLGFVALGAAGLGALAAGLGATALFAGTVIGANVGLNALHSWGESLGPGYGDIMVGVAGFALLGLGAKGADTEAAKNAVDVLNRTKVEIEPNTLGANGGNVRVTTKGVPRTLYDQLRAKTPSSKIQKMVNENYEPGMKDPALPGLTIDKPLHADHIVSMKEITEMPGFKDLPFDDQVKVLNNPDNFTGLSETANTSKGSKSYAEWTEYKKGGIKVDEGFRQQMMQREADNRTMLQNQINDLLGNQPK, from the coding sequence ATGAGCGGTGCCGAGGCGGCCCTGCGCGCCGCCCGTATGGGCGACGAGATCGGGCATGGTTTCGGCCTGCTCGGGATGATCGCGGGCGCCGTGGTCGGCGCGGTGGTCGCCGCGGCCATCGTGACGGCGACCGCGGCCACCGGCGGCCTCGCGCTGGTCGCGATCATCGGCGGCTGCGTGGCGGGCGGCGGCCTCGCCGGCGGCGCGCTGGTGCGCGGCATCCAGAAGGCGGCCAATCTGCCTGGTCCGACCACCGGCACGCTTCATCCGGGATCGACGAACGTCACGGTCAACAATCGCTCGGCGCTGCGCGCCGGGCTCGACTATGCGGACGAATGCAACGGCCTGCCGTTCAATCATTTCCCGCAGGCGCGGCTGCTGATTGCGCAGGGCTCGCGAACCGTGACCGTCAACGGCAAGCCGATGGCCCGGTTGTCGATGAAGATGGAATGCGGCGCGGCCATCAAGACGGCGAGCGACAACGTGACGGTCGGCGGCGAGACGGTCACCGTCGTGGAGATCCACGATACCGAGGCGATGTTCGAGACGGCGCTCGAAGTGCTCGGCTTCGTCGCGCTCGGCGCGGCCGGGCTGGGGGCGCTCGCGGCCGGACTGGGCGCCACCGCGCTGTTCGCGGGCACCGTGATCGGCGCCAACGTCGGCCTGAATGCGCTCCATTCGTGGGGCGAATCGCTGGGCCCGGGCTACGGCGACATCATGGTCGGCGTCGCGGGATTCGCGCTGCTCGGGCTGGGCGCGAAGGGCGCCGACACGGAAGCCGCGAAGAACGCCGTCGACGTGCTGAACCGGACCAAGGTGGAGATCGAGCCGAACACGCTCGGCGCCAACGGCGGCAACGTCCGGGTCACGACCAAGGGCGTGCCGCGCACGCTGTACGACCAGCTTCGCGCCAAGACGCCGAGCTCGAAGATCCAGAAGATGGTCAACGAAAACTACGAACCGGGCATGAAGGATCCCGCGCTGCCGGGCCTGACGATCGACAAGCCGCTGCATGCGGACCACATCGTGTCGATGAAGGAGATCACGGAGATGCCCGGATTCAAGGATCTGCCGTTCGACGACCAGGTCAAGGTCCTCAACAATCCCGACAACTTCACGGGCCTGAGCGAGACGGCGAACACGTCGAAGGGCTCGAAGTCCTATGCCGAGTGGACCGAATACAAGAAGGGCGGCATCAAGGTCGATGAAGGATTCCGGCAGCAGATGATGCAGCGCGAAGCCGACAACCGCACGATGCTGCAGAACCAGATCAACGATTTGCTCGGCAATCAGCCGAAGTAG